CCGGCTGATACCCTCCTGAACTTGCCAGATTGGGATCAATATACCAATCCATTCGATGGTTTGCGGCAACCAGATTCCCATAAATAGTTTTCCCTACGCACTTTGCAACAAGCTCTTCCAAAACATCGTTTAAACGTATTAATTGCGCAGTCGTATAATTTGTAAAGCGTTTAAGGCTGGACACCCTGCCGACCACCTGCCCATAGATTGAACCTGCTCCCCCGGTTGCACCTCCATAACTTATTACGCCGCCAACGACACCCATAAAGCCATTGGAAGAGGTACTTGTCGGTGGTGGAACGGATGGAAAACATATTACCTGTGTATACATATACTGACACGGAGCACTATAACCGATGTCTGGAACGTATGCACATGAACTGTAGTCAACCTCATAACAATCCTGTTGTGCGATTCGGCCTCCTTCGGAGTTAACTGATTCGTTTACGATTTTTCCGTTGTGAACCATAAGCGCTCTCACGAACTCCCCCTTTTCATCTTCAACTACAATCTTTCCGCTCCAATTTTCAGTCTGATCTTTTTGGTTCTCAGGATCATCTGGAATAAAGGTTGCGATCTCAAAACTGTAATTCTTATTATTTTTCTTAGAAACAATAAAAAAGGAAGAGGCTCCATATGAAACGGAGCCGCCGTGTCTATCAATCAAGAAAATTTCTTCCTCCAAAGAAAATGGAACAATCAATCTTTCTCCATCTGGTCTAGTAACACCGTATGTATTTTCCCATTGTAATTTTCGTCTTAGAATTCTTTCTTTTTTATTCTTGCCCGTAGTTTTAAATTAGAGAGCTTACTCATTTCTTCCTCATAATTGGCTCTCACTTTCAAAATATCAAAATCGCCTGGGTTATCATTTGAACTTTGGCGATCAGATAAGGTGTCTGTAGGTATTGAACAGCCATATATTGCCAATCCGAATAGGAGGACATATAGCAGTAGTAAAGGAAACGAATAAATTGTCTTCATAAGATTTAAAAATTAGATAAAAGTATGTGTATGATAATTGCCTTAAATTATATAAATATAATCAAAAATAGAAGGTTATGTTTATATAAGATAAATTTTTTGGTAGATACAATCAAATATCGTTAGGTGGTAATAATATATTGAATTGTGATCGTTTATGATACATTTTGTTGCTTTAAGGCGGCCTATAGTTTCTGAGGTTGGATCTGTTGGATCTAATTATTTCTATTATTTTTTTACTATTAGTAGAATGTTTTCTGTGTAAATGTCGGCGTCAACTTTTTGCTGCATTGCGATTGCTACGGTATGGTTACATTCTTGGCAGTATACTGGATTTTCGCTTACCAAGTATTCAGCTCTAACAGGATCATTGATAGAAAAGGATATACCGCGCAAAGCGTTAGGACAAACATTTTTGCGCAAAAATATTGCTTGACGCCCTTGGCTTTTTTTGGAAAAATTCTCAACTCTACCCGACTTTTAGACATTTTTAGATATCTATCGCTTATGATATCGTTCTTGAAAGTTGATAATAAGATTAAGTTGTTATTTAGCCGGTTCATTTAAATGCCACGGGCAAGGGGCATTCACCCGGATATTTTAAAGGGTCTGGCCGTAACCACCACCTCCCGGTGTTTCTATGGTCAGTATATCATCGGTGTTAACTCGAAGGCTGCAGATTCCGGGTAAGGCCCGGGCAATGTTACCGGTAGCCAGGGTGTGTTTTCCGCATTTACCACTATGTCCTCCCTGAAGGCCATAGGGTGCAATGGTACGGTGCTGTCCCAGCAATGTTACCTGCAAGGGCTTAAGAAACTGAATTTTTCTGATCATGCCGTTGCCGCCACGATACAATCCCTTACCTCCGGAGTTTTTACGGATCCCAAATTCCAGTAGCCTTACGGGGTATTTGAGCTCCATTTGTTCCGGATCGGTGATGCGGGTATTGGTCATGTGCTGGTGTACGGTGGACCTTCCTGCAAATCCCGGCCCGGCGCCAACGCCTCCGCCTATGGTTTCGTAGTAACCAAAATGTTCGTTGCCAAAAAGGAAATTATTCATGGTTCCCTGGCTGCAGGCAGCGAGGCCGAAAGCTTTGAGTAAGGTATCTACAAGGCGCTGGCTCACTTCGGTATTGCCACCTACTACGGCAGGACAAAGACTCACGTCATCGGAAAAAACGGGGTGGAGAAAGCTGTTGTCAGGGAGTTTTATTTCCACATTTTTCATCAGCCCGTCGTTGAGCGGAATTTCCTTGTTTACCAGTAAACGGAGCACGTATAGAATCGCGCTGTATAAAATGGAGAGATTGGCATTGAGATTATTGGGATGGACACCCGAGGTGCCGGAAAAGTCAAAGAGCTGTTTGTCCGAGGTTATTGATATTTTTACCGAAATCAAATGGCCGTCGTCAAGGGCCTCCGACGCTTCGAAAACCTTTCCTTCATAACCGGTTAAGGCCGCTTTCAATTGTTTTGCAGCACTTTGTTTTAAGAGCTGCATATGTTTCCTGACAACAGGTAAACCATGTTGCTCCACCAATAGCAAAAGCTGGCTGCTGCCTTTTTGCAAGGCCGATAAGGCAGCGATAATATCGGCTTCATTTGTGGCGTAAGAACGGGTTGGGAAAGGACCTGCATTAAAAAGCTCACGGATCAGCTCCCATTGGAACACTCCCTCTCTGACCAGATACTGAGGTAATATCACCACTCCCTCTTCGGCAAGACTGGTGGCATCAGGTGGCATGGAGCCCGGTGTTTTTCCTCCGATCTCCGCATGGTGCGCCCGGTTGATCACATATCCTATACATTCCTTTTCAACTGTAAATACACCGGCGATCAGCGTGATATCCGGTAAATGCGAACCTCCGTACCTGGGATGATTGGTGATGATAACATCGCCCGGGCCTATCTCAATATATGCTTTCACTAGCCGGGTGCAAATTCCCATGCTCCCCAGGTGCACCGGTATATGTTGTGCATTGACGAGTAACTCACCGTCGGGATCAACCAGGGCACAGGAAAAATCAAGCCGTTCCTTTACGTTGACGGAAAAAGCAGTGCGCTGCAGCTGGGCACCCATTTCCTCTGCAATGGATTCAAACCTGTTTGTAAAGAGCTGTAAGGCAACCTCTTCGCTCTGGGTTTCGTCGGCAGCAGCAGCCGGGGAATCACGAAAGGCAACGGCATCCATATTTTCCTGAATGATCAGTTTCCATCCATCCGGCAGATACGTCGTGGAAGTATTGTTGAGTAGTATGGCCGGTGATGTTATTTCACTGCCCGGAGCAAGTTTGTCCCATTCATATAAACTTCCATTCAAAAGTACATTGTCGGTGGTTGAGGGAGGTACCCTTGTTCCTGATTTTTTTATATTCAGAGGCGTCTGCACAGCCGCTTTCTGGCGAACCATCAGTCTTATACTTTCAATTTCAATAATGCCGCTTTCGGGATAATAACCGAACTGCGATGTGTAAAGCGCCCGAAAGGCTGGCCTTGTCATTTCCCGTTCATAGGGTACCTCAACTGCATTTTCCTGACCTGCAAAGCGTAGAAATACGGAGCAAAAGGCAACTTCGTGGTCCGTTACATGCTGTGCGCCAAGCGCCAGGATACCTTCCTGATGGAGTTCCGCAATGATTTGTTCCAGGTCACTTTCCACTTCATTCCAGGGAAGTGACAACTGGCGTGAAGACAGGCTGCTGATTAATGCTTCCCCGATTCCGACCGCACTGAAAAGTCCGGCATCATAGGGAATCACCACACTTTTGATATCCAGGAGGTCGGCCAGCTGGCAGCTGTGAAGTCCTCCGGCGCCTCCAAAGGTGAAAAGCGTATAATCGGCAGGGTCAATACCCTTTGCAACCGAAATTTTTTTGATCGCATCAGCCATTTTTTCATTGGCTATTTGTTCCAGTCCCTTCAGGATTTCGGTTTGCGAGAGATAATTTCCGGTCAGGCTGTAAATACTTTGCTGCAGACCGGCCAGTTTTTCCTTTGCTTCACCAGGGTTTATCGGAATACCGAATTTCCCGGAGTCCAGTTTTCCCAGTAATAAATTAACATCCGTTATTGTCAGCGGTCCCCCCGCGCCGTAGCAGGCAGGGCCAGGAGCGGCCCCAGCACTTTGGGGACCCACTTGCAGGGAAAAGCCATCAAACCAGCAAACCGACCCACCACCCGCGGCAACGGTTTCAATTGCCAGCGTGGGGTTATGGAATTCGATACCGTCGATTTGTGTAATGTATTTTAATTCAGGAACACCATCGATCCTGGCAGTATCTGTGCTGGTGCCACCCATGTCAAAAGTGAGTACTTTGGAAAAACCAAGTCGCTGTGCGGCGTTGGCGGCTGCCACTATACCCCCTGCCGGGCCGCTCAGAAGGCTGTCTTTTGCCCGGAAGCCGACAGTAGCTGATAAGCTTCCGGAACTTGTCATCACCCGCAGGCCTCCATGCCCGAGAGATCGCCCTATACTGCTCAGATACTGGTCCAGGACGGGATCCAGGTAAGCATTTACCATCGTTGTCTGCGTTCGTCTCAAATAATGTGAAAAGGGATAAAGCGCTGCCGATGCAGATACATACATTGCCCCTTTTTCTTTTAAAAGGTTTTCAACCGCTTTTTCATGTACGTCATTTTTGTAGGCATGCAACAGCGAAATGGCTACGGAATCGTAATCCTGAAGACGGTTGAGCGATAGACTTTCCGGAACAAACGGAGCCAGAATTTCGCCCTTTTCATCCATCCGGGCATCTATTTCCAGAATATCGGAATAAAGCAAGGGAGGTTCGGGAATGTTGAGCTGAAAAAGTGAAGGACGCTGCTGGTTACTTATATAAAGCAAATCTTTGAAGCCTTTGGTAACGACAAGTAAGGTACGGGCGCCTTTTCTTTCCAGAAGCGCATTGGTCCCCCTGGTGGTACCCAGCCGCATATCAACAGGTGGAAGGGGGCGACGGAGCGGTGTTTGGGTAAGAAGCCTTGCCGCCAGTACGGGAGCCTCCTCCCCGCTGTATATCTCAAAGTCGGCCTGTTTTACATCAGGAAGTTCCTCTGCGATGATCAGGGTTTTGTTGCTGAAATTGATTGAAACAACCCGGGAGGTTTCTTCGTGATCCCTCAGACTGAAAATATAACCTTTCAAAAGCTGATCAGTAAATAACCAG
This portion of the Dyadobacter sp. CECT 9275 genome encodes:
- a CDS encoding hydantoinase B/oxoprolinase family protein, which gives rise to MNTPTAPWKIWIDTGGTFTDCLAVDPAGTKTRIKILSSGRLRGRITRKIGPAVFEFDAPWLFTDQLLKGYIFSLRDHEETSRVVSINFSNKTLIIAEELPDVKQADFEIYSGEEAPVLAARLLTQTPLRRPLPPVDMRLGTTRGTNALLERKGARTLLVVTKGFKDLLYISNQQRPSLFQLNIPEPPLLYSDILEIDARMDEKGEILAPFVPESLSLNRLQDYDSVAISLLHAYKNDVHEKAVENLLKEKGAMYVSASAALYPFSHYLRRTQTTMVNAYLDPVLDQYLSSIGRSLGHGGLRVMTSSGSLSATVGFRAKDSLLSGPAGGIVAAANAAQRLGFSKVLTFDMGGTSTDTARIDGVPELKYITQIDGIEFHNPTLAIETVAAGGGSVCWFDGFSLQVGPQSAGAAPGPACYGAGGPLTITDVNLLLGKLDSGKFGIPINPGEAKEKLAGLQQSIYSLTGNYLSQTEILKGLEQIANEKMADAIKKISVAKGIDPADYTLFTFGGAGGLHSCQLADLLDIKSVVIPYDAGLFSAVGIGEALISSLSSRQLSLPWNEVESDLEQIIAELHQEGILALGAQHVTDHEVAFCSVFLRFAGQENAVEVPYEREMTRPAFRALYTSQFGYYPESGIIEIESIRLMVRQKAAVQTPLNIKKSGTRVPPSTTDNVLLNGSLYEWDKLAPGSEITSPAILLNNTSTTYLPDGWKLIIQENMDAVAFRDSPAAAADETQSEEVALQLFTNRFESIAEEMGAQLQRTAFSVNVKERLDFSCALVDPDGELLVNAQHIPVHLGSMGICTRLVKAYIEIGPGDVIITNHPRYGGSHLPDITLIAGVFTVEKECIGYVINRAHHAEIGGKTPGSMPPDATSLAEEGVVILPQYLVREGVFQWELIRELFNAGPFPTRSYATNEADIIAALSALQKGSSQLLLLVEQHGLPVVRKHMQLLKQSAAKQLKAALTGYEGKVFEASEALDDGHLISVKISITSDKQLFDFSGTSGVHPNNLNANLSILYSAILYVLRLLVNKEIPLNDGLMKNVEIKLPDNSFLHPVFSDDVSLCPAVVGGNTEVSQRLVDTLLKAFGLAACSQGTMNNFLFGNEHFGYYETIGGGVGAGPGFAGRSTVHQHMTNTRITDPEQMELKYPVRLLEFGIRKNSGGKGLYRGGNGMIRKIQFLKPLQVTLLGQHRTIAPYGLQGGHSGKCGKHTLATGNIARALPGICSLRVNTDDILTIETPGGGGYGQTL